The proteins below come from a single Rosa rugosa chromosome 2, drRosRugo1.1, whole genome shotgun sequence genomic window:
- the LOC133732277 gene encoding E3 ubiquitin-protein ligase UPL1 isoform X2 yields the protein MKLKRRRAVEVPPKIRSFINSVTAVPLENIEEPLKGFVWEYDKGDFHHWVDLFNHFDSFFEKHIKSRKDLQVEDNFLDSDPPFPREALLQVLRVIRIILENCTNKHFYSSYEHLSSLLACTDADVVEACLQTLAAFLKKTVGKYSIRDASLNSKLFALAQGWGGKEEGLGLIACAVQDGCDPIAYELGCTLHFEFYALKDASELPTTEQQTQGLQIIHLPNINTHPETDLELLSKLIAEYKVPSSLRFALLTRLRFARAFGSLATRQQYACIRLYAFIVLVQANSDGDDLVSFFNTEPEFVNELVSLLSLEDVVPEKIRILCLLSLVALSQDRARQPNVLTAVTSGGHRGILSSLMQKAIDSVISDTSKWSVVFAEALLSLVTVLVSSSSGCSAMREAGFIPTLLPLLKDTNPQHLHLVSTSVHILEAFMDYSNPAAALFRDLGGLDDTISRLQLEVSHVENGPKQQDEDSSTSGSAQVVAGTSTEIDSMQPLYSEPLVSYHRRLLMKALLRAISLGTYAPGNTARVYGSEESLLPQCLCIIFKRAKDFGGGVFSLAASVMSDLIHKDPTCFPVLDEAGLPSTFLDAIMDGVLCSTEAITCIPQCLDALCLNNNGLQAVKDRNALRCFVKIFTSRTYLRALTSDTPVSLSSGLDELMRHASSLRGPGVDMLIEILNAISKIGHGGDSSLTSTELLSSSAPVPMETDGEERNVVMSDDRESSKMDSSEQGTETSSDSLVGNAEVLLPDCVSNVARLLETILQNGDTCRIFVEKKGIEAVLQLFTLPLMPLSVSVGQSISIAFKNFSPQHSASLARAVCSFLREHLKSTNELLVSVGGTQLSLVESAKQTKVLKHLSSLEAILSLSNVLLKGTTTVVSELGAADADVLKDLGSTYREILWQISLCNDVKSDEKINAEQEQDIAEAAPSNASGRESDDDANTPMVRYMNPVSIRNQPFWGGEREFLSVVRGGEGLHRRSTRHGITRMRGGRTGRHLEALHIDSESSSTVSEATTSQDLKKKSPDVLVTEILNKLASTLRSFFTALVKGFTSPNRRRVDSGSLSLASKTLGTALAKVYLEALIFSGHSTSAGLDTSLSVKCRYLGKVVDDMMALTFDSRRRTCYTATINNFYVHGTFKELLTTFEATSQLLWTLPYCMPTSGIDHEKTGEGSKLSHSSWLLETLQSYCRVLEYFVNSSLLLSTTSASQAQLLVQPVAVGLSIGLFPVPREPEVFVRMLQSQVLDVILPIWNHPMFPNCSPGFVASIVSLVMHVYSGVGDVKQNRSGIAGTANQRFMPPPLDEVTITTIMEMGFSRARAEEALRRVETNSVEMAMEWLCSHAEDPVQEDDELARALALSLGNSSETSKADNVDKSVDVLAEESCVKAPPVDDILAASVKLFQSSDTMAFPLTDLLVTLSNRNKGEDRPKVASYLIQQLKLCPLDFSKDTSSLSMLSHVIALLLSEDGSTREIAAQNGIVSVAVDILMNFKAKDESGNELLVPKCISALLLILDNMLQSRPRISENIEETQTGSLSELSGERTSLSIPDAVTEKKQDTDAQEKDSGTGFEKILGKSTGYLTMEESQKVLAVACDLIKQHVPAMIMQAVLQLCARLTKTHALALQFLEHGGLAALFGLPRSCFFPGYDTVASAIVRHLLEDPQTLQTAMELEIRQTLSGNRHGARTSARTFLTSMAPVISRDPVVFMKAAAAVCQLETSAGRTFIVLMKEKEKEKDKPKASGGEVGLSSNESIRIPENKVHDGSGKCLKGHKKIPANLTQVIDQLLEIVLKYYFPKSQEDCQNNLSSMEVDEPATKVKGKSKVDETRKVESESERSAGLAKVTFVLKLLSDILLMYVHAVGVILKRDLELAQLRVANQLEGPGHGGILHHVIHRLLPLTIDKSAGPDEWRDKLSEKASWFLVVLCGRSGEGRRRVINELVKALSSFSNIDGNSSKSILLPDKKVYAFVDLVYSILSKNSSSSNLPGTGFSPDIAKSMIDGGMIQCLTSILQVIDLDHPDAPKTVNLILKALESLTRAANASEQYFKSDETNKKKSMVLNRRSDDQVTTPAGDTLGHNQNTSSEQDVRDAVPTEQQDQGTSQGEGNPDATPNQSGEHDMRIEVEGPLASNQPMELGMDFMREEMEEGNVLHNNDQIEMTFRVEGRADDDMGDEDDDMGDDGEDDEDDDDGEDEDEDIAEDGGGMMSLADTDVEDHDDTGLGDDYNDEMIDEDDDDFHENRVIEVRWREALDGLDHLHVLGQPGAASGLIDVAAEPFEGVNVDDLFGLRRPLGFDRRRQTSRSSFERSVTEANGFQHPLLIRPPQSGDLVSMWSAGGNSSRDLEALSSGSFDVAHFYMFDAPVLPYDHVPSNLFGDRLGGAAPPPLTDYSVGMDSLQLSGRRGPGDGRWTDDGQPQAGAHAAAIAQAVEEQFISQLRSLAPVDTPVEPHSQNSGVQEKQPDVPPSTDGQVVVDRGNTTSEQVEDQHQDRGVEVTHQDISRPEGIPCQEQVNQESFVEDAGGCLQEPEPMSIQAPSLDSTRNDNMDIGEGNGAAEQEGSMPEFVNSSASTRVDLQQEEGSEVPSNVNDATVEAMGQDGSSGNQVGDMPANFGFNVSNSGDSHTSLVPENVDVDMNCIDEVNQTGHPMPAFENGTDEPSSQNTLVAPEANQAEQVTLNNEAPGANAIDPTFLEALPEELRAEVLASQQAQSVQPPPYAPPSADDIDPEFLAALPPDIQAEVLAQQRAQRVAQQAEGQPVDMDNASIIATFPADLREEVLLTSSEAVLSALPSPLLAEAQMLRDRAMSHYQARSLFGSSHRLNNRRNGLGFDRHTVMDRGVGVTIGRRAVSSITDSLKVKEIEGEPLLDANSLKALIRLLRLAQPLGKGLLQRLFLILCTHSVTRAILVRLLLDMIKPEAEGSVSGLATINSQRLYGCHSNVVYGRSQLLDGLPPLVLRRILEILTYLATNHSAVANMLFCFDFSGVPQSLSPLNMDTKKDKGKEKIGEGGFSSNPVNTQDGDVPLILFLKLLNRPHFLRSTAHLEQVMDLLQVVVDNSASKLEVHSPSERVDGNSQNLSISETSGDGQNGRPVEPESQQEVKPDGVGSSTSDANKSTDTHSIFLKLPESDLHNLCSLLGREGLSDKVYMLSSEVLKKLASVAVTHRKFFISELSELAHGLSASAVSELVTLRNTQMLGLSAGSMAGSAILRVLQSLCSLTSPGTNENSVLENDAEQEEHATMWKLNIALEPLWQELSDCISATETQLGQSSFCPTMSTINIGDHVQGSSSSSPLPPGTQRLLPFMEAFFVLCQKLQANHSITLQDQANVTAREVKESAGNSDPSGTKFYSCGDSQRKLDGAVTFTRFAEKHRRLLNAFIRQNPGLLEKSLTMMLKAPRLIDFDNKRAYFRSRIRQQHEQHLSGPLRISVRRAYVLEDSYNQLRMRPNQDMKGRLNVQFQGEEGIDAGGLTREWYQLLSRVIFDKGALLFTTVGNNATFQPNPNSVYQTEHLSYFKFVGRVVAKAVFDGQLLDVYFTRSFYKHILGVKVTYHDIEAVDPDYYKNLKWMLENDVSDIPDLTFSMDADEEKHILYEKNQVTDYELKPGGRNIRVTEETKHEYVDLVADHILTNAIRPQINSFLEGFNELVPRELISIFNDKELELLISGLPEIDLDDLKANTEYTGYTAASSVVQWFWEVVKCFNKEDMARLLQFVTGTSKVPLEGFKALQGISGPQRFQIHKAYGAPDRLPSAHTCFNQLDLPEYTSKDQLHERLMLAIHEGSEGFGFG from the exons ATGAAGTTGAAGAGAAGGAGGGCCGTGGAAGTG CCTCCGAAAATTAGATCCTTCATCAACAGCGTCACTGCTGTTCCACTTGAGAATATAGAGGAACCTTTAAAAGGTTTTGTCTGGGAGTACGATAAG GGAGATTTCCATCATTGGGTTGATCTGTTCAaccattttgattcattttttgaGAAGCATATAAAATCTAGGAAGGACTTGCAGGTTGAGGATAATTTTCTCGACTCTGATCCTCCTTTTCCAAGAGAAGCTCTTCTTCAAGTTCTCCGCGTGATAAGAATAATTTTGGAGAACTGCACAAATAAACACTTCTACAGTTCATATGAG CATCTCTCATCTTTGCTTGCTTGCACCGATGCGGATGTGGTTGAGGCTTGCCTGCAGACTCTGGCTGCATTTTTGAAGAAAACAGTAGGAAAGTATTCCATCAGAGATGCTTCACTAAATTCAAAGTTGTTTGCTCTTGCACAAGGTTGGGGAGGAAAGGAAGAGGGTCTTGGATTAATTGCCTGTGCAGTACAGGATGGTTGTGACCCTATTGCTTATGAGTTAGGTTGCACCCTTCACTTTGAGTTTTATGCGTTGAAAGATGCAAGTGAATTACCAACCACAGAGCAGCAGACCCAAGGTTTACAAATCATTCATTTACCTAACATCAACACTCATCCAGAGACTGATCTTGAGCTTTTGAGTAAGCTAATTGCCGAATACAAAGTACCCAGTAGTTTGAGATTTGCTTTATTGACAAGATTGCGTTTTGCAAGGGCTTTTGGCTCTTTAGCTACTCGTCAACAGTATGCCTGCATTCGTCTGTATGCCTTCATAGTTCTTGTTCAAGCAAATAGTGATGGCGATGACCTTGTTTCTTTCTTCAACACTGAACCGGAGTTTGTCAATGAACTAGTGTCATTATTGAGCTTGGAAGATGTAGTTCCTGAGAAAATTCGAATTCTATGTCTTCTCTCATTGGTTGCTCTTTCTCAAGATCGGGCCCGACAGCCTAATGTTTTGACTGCTGTCACATCTGGTGGGCATCGTGGAATCCTATCCAGCCTCATGCAGAAGGCCATTGATTCCGTCATCAGTGATACATCAAAGTGGTCTGTTGTTTTTGCTGAGGCTCTGTTATCTCTTGTTACAGTTTTGGTTTCATCATCATCCGGTTGTTCAGCCATGCGTGAAGCTGGATTTATCCCCACCCTTCTCCCGTTGCTTAAAGATACAAATCCACAGCACCTACATTTGGTCAGCACATCTGTGCATATTTTAGAAGCTTTTATGGATTACAGTAATCCAGCTGCTGCATTGTTCAGGGACTTGGGCGGTTTAGATGATACCATCTCTCGCCTGCAGCTGGAAGTGTCTCATGTAGAAAATGGTCCAAAACAACAAGATGAAGATTCTAGTACCTCTGGAAGTGCACAAGTAGTTGCAGGAACTTCCACTGAGATAGACAGCATGCAACCTCTGTATTCAGAACCTCTTGTTTCATATCATCGACGACTGCTGATGAAAGCTCTACTGCGTGCTATATCTCTGGGGACTTATGCACCTGGAAATACTGCCCGTGTTTATGGCTCGGAGGAGAGTCTATTGCCGCAATGCTTATGCATAATCTTTAAAAGGGCAAAAGATTTTGGTGGTGGGGTGTTTTCACTTGCGGCTTCTGTCATGAGTGATTTAATTCACAAAGATCCTACCTGTTTTCCAGTTTTAGATGAAGCAGGTCTTCCTTCAACCTTTCTGGATGCTATAATGGATGGCGTTCTTTGCTCAACAGAGGCCATTACATGCATCCCACAGTGTCTGGATGCCCTGTGTCTAAATAATAATGGTCTTCAGGCTGTGAAAGATCGCAATGCATTGAGGTGCTTTGTGAAGATATTTACTTCAAGAACCTATCTGCGTGCTCTAACAAGTGATACACCTGTCTCCCTATCTAGTGGATTGGATGAATTAATGCGCCATGCCTCCTCATTACGTGGTCCTGGTGTGGATATGCTAATTGAGATTTTAAATGCCATCTCAAAAATTGGACATGGGGGTGATTCTTCTCTCACGTCAACCGAACTTTTATCTTCTTCTGCTCCTGTTCCCATGGAAACTGATGGAGAAGAAAGGAATGTAGTCATGTCAGATGATAGGGAGTCATCCAAAATGGATAGTTCGGAGCAGGGAACTGAAACATCTTCTGATTCTTTAGTGGGAAATGCTGAAGTATTGCTTCCTGATTGTGTGAGCAATGTTGCACGTCTTCTTGAAACTATACTTCAGAATGGTGACACTTGTCGTATATTTGTGGAGAAGAAGGGAATAGAAGCTGTCCTGCAGTTGTTTACCTTGCCTTTAATGCCTCTTTCTGTTTCAGTTGGTCAGAGTATATCTATTGCATTTAAGAACTTCTCACCACAACATTCTGCTTCTTTGGCTCGGGCAGTATGTTCATTTTTGAGAGAGCATCTGAAATCAACAAATGAACTCTTAGTTTCAGTTGGTGGGACTCAACTTTCTTTGGTGGAATCTGCAAAGCAAACTAAGGTTTTGAAGCATCTTTCCAGTCTTGAAGCTATTCTGTCTCTGTCTAATGTTCTATTGAAAGGGACGACTACTGTGGTGTCTGAACTGGGTGCAGCAGATGCTGATGTattgaaagatcttgggagtaCATACAGGGAAATCCTTTGGCAAATCTCTCTGTGTAATGATGTCAAGTCTGATGAGAAGATCAATGCTGAACAAGAACAAGACATTGCTGAGGCAGCTCCATCTAATGCTTCGGGAAGGGAGAGTGATGATGATGCTAATACTCCCATGGTGAGATACATGAACCCAGTTTCTATTAGGAATCAGCCCTTTTGGGGTGGAGAGCGTGAGTTCCTTTCAGTTGTTCGCGGTGGTGAAGGTTTGCACCGTCGTAGTACTCGGCATGGGATTACACGCATGAGAGGAGGAAGGACAGGCCGGCATTTGGAGGCTTTACATATTGATTCTGAATCTTCTTCCACAGTATCAGAGGCAACTACATCCCaggatttgaaaaagaaaagtcCTGATGTGCTTGTTACAGAAATTCTTAACAAGCTGGCTTCCACTCTACGTTCCTTCTTCACAGCTCTTGTCAAGGGATTCACATCACCAAATAGGCGTAGAGTTGACTCTGGATCATTGAGTTTGGCCTCAAAAACTCTTGGAACTGCCCTAGCTAAAGTTTATCTTGAGGCTCTTATTTTCTCTGGGCATTCTACTTCAGCTGGGCTTGATACTTCATTATCAGTCAAGTGTCGATaccttggaaaagttgtggatgATATGATGGCACTTACATTTGATAGCAGACGACGTACTTGTTATACTGCAACAATTAATAATTTCTATGTCCATGGTACCTTTAAGGAGCTGCTCACAACGTTTGAAGCTACTAGTCAGTTGTTGTGGACCCTACCATATTGTATGCCAACATCAGGCATTGATCATGAAAAGACAGGTGAAGGCAGTAAACTGTCCCATAGTTCGTGGCTGCTTGAGACTCTACAAAGCTATTGCCGTGTGCTGGAGTATTTTGTTAATTCTTCTTTACTCTTATCTACAACCTCTGCATCCCAGGCACAGTTGCTTGTTCAGCCAGTTGCAGTTGGTCTATCAATTGGGCTTTTCCCTGTGCCAAGGGAACCAGAAGTTTTTGTTCGTATGCTTCAGTCTCAAGTTCTTGATGTAATACTTCCTATCTGGAACCACCCCATGTTTCCAAATTGTAGTCCAGGATTCGTTGCTTCCATTGTTTCACTTGTTATGCATGTTTATTCTGGTGTGGGAGATGTGAAGCAGAATCGCAGTGGCATTGCTGGAACTGCAAACCAAAGATTCATGCCTCCACCACTTGATGAAGTTACTATTACTACCATTATGGAGATGGGTTTTTCAAGGGCCAGAGCAGAAGAAGCGCTTAGGAGGGTGGAAACAAATAGCGTTGAAATGGCCATGGAGTGGCTTTGCAGCCATGCTGAGGATCCTGTGCAGGAGGATGATGAACTGGCCCGGGCACTTGCTCTATCACTGGGAAATTCATCTGAAACATCTAAAGCTGATAATGTTGACAAGTCTGTAGATGTGCTGGCAGAAGAGAGTTGTGTGAAAGCTCCTCCAGTTGATGATATTCTTGCTGCATCAGTTAAGTTGTTTCAGAGCAGTGACACAATGGCCTTCCCATTGACAGATTTGCTTGTGACACTTAGCAATCGGAACAAAGGTGAAGACCGTCCTAAAGTTGCATCTTATCTAATTCAGCAGCTCAAGCTTTGTCCATTGGATTTTTCTAAGGATACCAGTTCTTTGAGTATGTTATCACATGTTATAGCATTGCTGCTTTCTGAGGATGGAAGTACAAGGGAAATTGCTGCACAGAATGGTATTGTGTCTGTTGCAGTAGATATCTTAATGAATTTTAAGGCCAAAGACGAGTCAGGCAATGAACTTCTTGTTCCAAAATGTATTAGTGCTCTACTGCTTATTTTGGATAACATGTTGCAATCAAGGCCCAGAATTTCTGAGAACATTGAAGAGACTCAGACAGGATCTCTGTCTGAACTATCTGGAGAGCGTACTTCCTTGTCAATCCCTGATGCAGTTACAGAGAAAAAACAGGATACGGATGCCCAGGAAAAAGATAGTGGCACTGGATTTGAGAAAATATTGGGCAAATCAACTGGTTATTTGACTATGGAAGAGAGTCAAAAGGTGCTGGCCGTTGCCTGTGATTTGATAAAGCAGCATGTCCCAGCTATGATCATGCAGGCTGTTTTACAGCTGTGTGCTCGTTTGACAAAAACTCATGCTCTTGCTTTGCAGTTTCTTGAACATGGAGGATTAGCGGCTCTTTTTGGCCTTCCCAGAAGTTGTTTTTTCCCTGGATATGACACTGTTGCATCTGCTATTGTTCGCCATCTCCTTGAAGATCCGCAAACACTGCAAACAGCAATGGAATTGGAAATTCGCCAAACACTGAGTGGCAACAGGCATGGTGCACGTACTTCTGCAAGGACATTTTTGACATCAATGGCACCTGTAATCTCTAGAGATCCGGTTGTTTTTATgaaagctgctgctgctgtatGTCAGTTGGAGACATCAGCAGGTAGGACATTCATTGTCTTaatgaaggaaaaagaaaaggaaaaggacaAACCTAAAGCATCTGGTGGTGAGGTTGGATTATCTTCCAATGAATCTATCCGTATTCCTGAAAATAAAGTACATGATGGATCAGGTAAATGCTTGAAAGGTCACAAGAAGATCCCTGCTAATCTTACTCAAGTGATTGATCAGCTGCTTGAAATTGTTTTGAAATACTATTTTCCAAAGAGCCAGGAAGATTGTCAGAATAACCTGTCTTCTATGGAGGTAGATGAACCTGCTACCAAGGTAAAGGGTAAATCAAAGGTTGATGAGACAAGGAAAGTGGAGTCTGAATCTGAAAGATCTGCAGGGCTGGCAAAGGTAACATTTGTTCTCAAGTTACTGAGTGATATTCTTCTCATGTATGTACATGCAGTTGGTGTTATACTTAAACGGGATTTGGAATTGGCTCAATTACGGGTAGCTAATCAACTGGAAGGTCCTGGACATGGTGGTATACTTCATCATGTGATTCATCGATTGCTTCCACTCACCATTGATAAATCTGCTGGACCTGATGAATGGAGAGACAAGTTATCTGAAAAAGCTTCTTGGTTCTTGGTAGTTCTGTGTGGTCGTTCTGGTGAAGGGCGTAGAAGAGTAATTAATGAGCTTGTGAAAGCATTATCATCATTTTCAAACATTGATGGTAATTCTTCAAAGAGCATCTTATTGCCAGATAAAAAGGTTTATGCTTTTGTGGATTTGGTGTACTCTATTTTGTCTAAAAATTCATCATCAAGCAACTTACCTGGTACGGGGTTTTCACCTGACATAGCAAAAAGCATGATTGATGGGGGAATGATTCAGTGTCTGACCAGTATTCTCCAGGTGATTGATTTGGACCATCCTGATGCTCCCAAAACTGTGAATCTCATACTCAAGGCTTTAGAAAGTCTAACCAGGGCTGCTAATGCTAGTGAGCAATATTTTAAATCTGATGAGACAAACAAGAAAAAGTCCATGGTGTTAAATAGAAGATCTGATGATCAGGTAACTACTCCAGCTGGTGATACATTGGGGCATAATCAGAATACAAGCAGTGAGCAGGATGTCAGAGATGCAGTACCAACTGAACAACAGGATCAAGGAACTTCTCAAGGTGAAGGTAATCCTGATGCAACTCCGAACCAGTCAGGGGAACATGATATGAGAATTGAAGTTGAAGGACCATTGGCTTCTAACCAACCCATGGAGCTGGGGATGGATTTTATGCGTGAAGAGATGGAAGAAGGCAATGTGTTACACAACAATGACCAAATTGAAATGACTTTTCGTGTTGAGGGTAGGGCAGATGATGACATgggtgatgaagatgatgacatGGGTGATGATGGTGAggatgatgaggatgatgatgatggagaggatgaggatgaggatatAGCAGAAGATGGTGGCGGCATGATGTCTCTGGCTGATACTGATGTGGAAGACCATGATGATACTGGCCTGGGAGATGATTATAATGATGAGATgattgatgaagatgatgatgatttcCATGAGAATCGTGTCATAGAAGTGAGATGGAGGGAAGCCCTTGACGGGCTTGATCATTTACACGTACTTGGGCAACCTGGAGCTGCAAGTGGTCTGATTGATGTTGCTGCCGAACCTTTTGAAGGGGTTAATGTGGATGACCTTTTTGGTCTACGAAGACCGTTAGGTTTTGATCGACGTCGTCAGACGAGTAGGTCTTCCTTTGAGCGATCTGTTACAGAAGCAAATGGCTTTCAACATCCTCTCCTTATAAGGCCTCCCCAGTCTGGAGATTTGGTATCCATGTGGTCAGCAGGTGGAAATTCATCCCGGGACTTAGAAGCTCTATCATCAGGGAGCTTTGATGTAGCTCATTTCTACATGTTTGATGCTCCTGTTCTTCCATATGATCATGTTCCAAGCAATCTTTTCGGTGACCGTTTGGGTGGTGCAGCCCCGCCACCATTGACTGATTATTCTGTAGGTATGGATTCATTGCAGTTATCGGGACGAAGAGGCCCAGGTGATGGCCGGTGGACTGATGATGGCCAGCCTCAAGCAGGTGCTCATGCTGCTGCTATTGCTCAGGCAGTTGAGGAACAGTTTATATCCCAATTGCGCAGTCTTGCTCCTGTTGACACCCCTGTTGAACCACATTCTCAGAATTCAGGAGTGCAGGAGAAACAGCCAGATGTGCCTCCTTCAACTGATGGTCAAGTAGTAGTAGATCGTGGTAACACCACCAGCGAACAAGTTGAAGATCAGCACCAAGACAGGGGTGTTGAGGTGACACATCAAGATATCTCCAGGCCTGAGGGTATTCCTTGCCAAGAACAAGTCAATCAAGAATCCTTTGTCGAAGATGCAGGGGGCTGTTTGCAGGAACCTGAACCAATGTCAATCCAGGCACCTTCTTTGGACAGTACACGAAATGATAACATGGACATTGGGGAGGGGAATGGCGCTGCTGAGCAAGAAGGGTCAATGCCGGAATTTGTCAACTCATCTGCAAGCACAAGGGTTGATTTACAACAGGAAGAGGGTTCTGAAGTGCCTTCTAATGTCAATGATGCTACAGTAGAAGCTATGGGTCAGGATGGATCTTCAGGCAATCAAGTTGGTGACATGCCAGCAAATTTTGGCTTCAATGTGTCTAATTCAGGTGATTCTCATACTTCTCTGGTCCCAGAAAATGTTGATGTTGACATGAATTGCATTGATGAAGTAAATCAAACTGGCCATCCCATGCCTGCTTTTGAAAATGGTACAGATGAGCCGTCAAGCCAAAACACATTGGTTGCTCCAGAAGCTAATCAGGCTGAACAAGTTACTTTGAACAATGAGGCTCCTGGTGCTAATGCAATTGACCCTACATTCTTGGAGGCTTTACCTGAAGAGTTGAGAGCGGAGGTTCTTGCTTCACAGCAAGCTCAGTCAGTTCAACCTCCTCCTTATGCGCCACCTTCTGCGGACGACATTGATCCTGAGTTTTTAGCCGCCCTTCCTCCGGATATTCAAGCAGAAGTTTTGGCTCAACAAAGAGCACAAAGAGTTGCACAACAGGCTGAAGGACAACCTGTTGACATGGACAATGCTTCAATAATTGCTACTTTTCCTGCTGATTTACGGGAAGAG GTACTTTTAACTTCTTCAGAAGCAGTTTTGTCTGCATTGCCTTCTCCACTACTGGCTGAAGCTCAAATGCTAAGAGATCGAGCAATGAGTCATTATCAGGCTCGCAGCCTTTTCGGGAGCAGCCACAGGCTGAATAATAGGAGAAATGGATTGGGTTTTGACCGGCATACAGTAATGGACAGGGGTGTTGGAGTCACAATTGGCCGGAGGGCAGTTTCTTCTATTACAGATAGCTTAAAGGTCAAGGAAATTGAAGGCGAGCCACTTCTAGATGCAAATTCATTGAAAGCCTTAATTAGGCTTCTACGATTAGCACAG CCCCTTGGTAAAGGACTCTTGCAGAGGCTCTTCTTAATCCTTTGTACACACAGTGTTACAAGAGCAATTTTAGTGCGTCTTTTGCTCGATATGATCAAGCCTGAGGCTGAAGGCTCAGTCAGTGGATTAGCTACTATTAATTCCCAAAGGCTGTATGGTTGCCACTCAAATGTTGTATATGGCAGATCTCAGTTGTTAGATG GTCTTCCTCCCTTGGTGTTGCGTCGGATCCTTGAGATCTTGACTTATTTAGCTACAAATCATTCTGCAGTGGCAAATATGTTATTCTGCTTTGATTTCTCAGGTGTTCCTCAGTCTTTAAGTCCCTTAAATATGGATACCAAGAAGGACAAAGGCAAAGAGAAAATCGGAGAAGGAGGATTTTCATCTAATCCTGTCAACACCCAGGATGGGGATGTTCCCCTGATATTGTTTCTGAAGCTCCTTAATCGACCTCATTTCTTGCGTAGCACTGCTCATCTTGAGCAG GTCATGGACCTGCTTCAGGTTGTTGTTGATAATTCAGCTTCAAAATTAGAGGTCCATTCTCCCTCTGAAAGGGTCGATGGGAATTCCCAAAATCTATCTATAAGTGAAACTTCTGGAGATGGTCAGAACGGTCGTCCTGTGGAACCAGAATCTCAGCAAGAGGTTAAACCTGATGGTGTTGGATCATCAACTTCAGATGCAAACAAAAGTACAGATACCCATAGTATTTTCTTGAAGCTGCCAGAATCCGATTTGCATAATCTTTGCAGTCTTCTTGGTCGTGAGGG GCTTTCAGATAAAGTTTATATGCTTTCCAGTGAGGTGCTGAAGAAGTTGGCCTCAGTTGCAGTGACCCATCGAAAGTTCTTTATCTCAGAGCTTTCAGAATTAGCTCATGGTTTGAGTGCCTCAGCTGTCAGCGAGCTTGTCACTCTCCGGAATACACAGATGTTGGGTTTGAGTGCTGGTTCTATGGCTGGGTCGGCAATCTTACGAGTATTGCAATCACTTTGCTCACTCACTTCACCTGGTACAAATGAGAATTCAGTTTTGGAGAATGATGCAGAGCAGGAGGAGCACGCCACCATGTGGAAGCTAAATATTGCACTTGAGCCATTGTGGCAAGAATTGAGTGACTGTATAAGTGCCACTGAAACACAGTTGGGCCAGAGCTCTTTTTGTCCAACCATGTCCACTATAAATATTGGGGACCATGTACAAggttcctcttcttcatctcctcttcctcctggAACCCAGAGACTGCTTCCTTTTATGGAGGCATTTTTTGTATTGTGTCAAAAGCTACAAGCAAACCACTCTATTACGCTGCAAGATCAAGCTAATGTGACTGCAAGAGAAGTCAAAGAGTCTGCTGGAAATTCAGATCCTTCAGGTACTAAGTTTTATAGCTGTGGGGATTCTCAGAGGAAGCTTGATGGTGCTGTCACATTTACAAGGTTTGCGGAGAAGCATCGCCGTCTTTTGAATGCATTTATCAGACAGAATCCAGGGCTGTTGGAGAAATCCCTTACTATGATGTTGAAGGCACCACGGCTAATTGATTTTGATAACAAGAGAGCATATTTCCGGTCAAGAATTAGGCAACAGCATGAGCAACATCTCTCCGGTCCGCTGCGAATAAGTGTTCGTCGTGCTTATGTTTTGGAAGATTCTTACAATCAGTTGAGAATGCGTCCTAATCAGGACATGAAGGGACGATTAAATGTCCAATTCCAAGGGGAAGAGGGTATTGATGCTGGTGGTCTAACGCGAGAATGGTATCAATTACTATCAAGGGTTATATTTGACAAAGGTGCATTGCTTTTCACTACTGTCGGAAACAATGCAACTTTCCAGCCAAACCCTAATTCTGTATACCAGACGGAACATCTTTCTTACTTTAAATTTGTGGGCCGCGTG GTTGCAAAGGCAGTATTTGATGGGCAACTTTTGGATGTTTATTTCACTCGATCCTTCTACAAGCACATACTTGGTGTAAAGGTGACATACCATGATATAGAAGCCGTGGATCCTGATTACTACAAGAATTTGAAATGGATGTTAGAG AATGATGTGAGTGATATTCCTGACCTGACGTTTAGCATGGATGCGGATGAAGAAAAGCATATTCTTTATGAGAAAAACCAG GTGACTGATTATGAGCTTAAACCTGGAGGACGAAATATCAGGGTTACGGAAGAAACTAAGCACGAGTATGTAGACCTTGTAGCTGATCATATTTTGACAAATGCTATTCGTCCACAAATTAATTCTTTCTTGGAGGGGTTCAATGAATTGGTTCCACGCGAGCTTATCTCGATTTTTAATGACAAAGAGCTTGAGCTACTTATCAGTGGTCTTCCGGAGATTGATT TGGATGACTTGAAGGCAAACACCGAGTACACTGGCTATACAGCAGCATCTAGTGTTGTACAATGGTTTTGGGAGGTGGTTAAATGTTTCAACAAGGAGGACATGGCAAGACTGCTTCAATTTGTAACTGGCACATCAAAG GTTCCATTGGAAGGTTTCAAGGCTTTGCAAGGCATCTCTGGTCCTCAGAGGTTTCAGATTCACAAGGCATATGGAGCTCCTGACAGGCTGCCCTCTGCTCATACATG CTTTAATCAACTAGACCTTCCTGAGTATACCTCTAAGGATCAGCTTCATGAACGGTTGATGCTTGCTATTCATGAAGGGAGTGAAGGATTTGGCTTTGGCTGA